One window from the genome of Pantoea vagans encodes:
- a CDS encoding nucleotidyltransferase family protein: MKIALIVLAAGLSQRFRQQAGGHKLLADLEGKAVLQRTLDQAVASGLDLFVVTRPDALAIQSLCSRATVVLCDSGGLGESIAAGVNASRDYDGWLIALGDMPFVTPESYRAVSAALADSPIVRPVIEGRPGHPVGFQNHFFPVLSTLQGDAGPQTIVKSQAVRLPLHDRGCLCDIDFPADLQLIKEFS, from the coding sequence GTGAAGATTGCGCTGATTGTACTGGCCGCCGGGCTGAGTCAACGTTTTCGCCAGCAGGCGGGTGGGCATAAGCTGCTGGCTGACCTTGAAGGCAAAGCGGTATTGCAGCGCACGCTGGATCAGGCCGTTGCCAGCGGGCTTGACCTGTTCGTGGTGACCCGTCCCGACGCACTGGCAATCCAGTCGCTCTGCTCACGGGCGACTGTCGTGCTGTGCGACAGCGGCGGGCTGGGCGAGTCCATCGCAGCGGGCGTTAATGCCAGCCGTGACTACGATGGCTGGCTGATTGCGCTGGGCGATATGCCGTTTGTGACGCCTGAAAGTTACCGCGCCGTCAGTGCCGCACTGGCGGATTCGCCGATCGTCAGGCCAGTCATTGAGGGCAGGCCGGGCCATCCGGTGGGCTTTCAGAATCACTTTTTTCCAGTGCTGAGCACGTTACAGGGCGATGCCGGACCCCAGACAATCGTGAAGTCACAGGCTGTCCGGCTGCCGCTTCACGATCGCGGCTGCCTCTGTGATATCGATTTTCCTGCCGATCTGCAGCTGATAAAGGAATTTTCATGA
- a CDS encoding XdhC family protein, with the protein MITLDQRVINAALSSCQAGQQVWLCTVLRTYGSSPRAPGTLMTVNETGAYCGSLSGGCIEEDFLAQLAAGAYRASSQRVRYGEGGMRPDVSLPCGGSLEIVIEFLPPDDATLALLTAMQRALSGQQPLVKMIRPGERAQWEAIAADRRLPALDASEQQLLLPVGAIPELLIAGYSSVAHECIRLGQMLGFHVRVCEHRPEMRTELESHFSDADNVTLVSQHPARWLELNGAHAAVAIVALTHDPRIDDLTMMEAIATPAFYIGIMGSAKNSEKRRARLQQIAGMDRAELDRIHAPIGLPIGSKTPAEIALSVMADIVRVKNSEPSAA; encoded by the coding sequence ATGATAACGCTGGATCAACGCGTGATTAATGCGGCACTGAGCAGTTGCCAGGCGGGCCAGCAGGTCTGGCTCTGCACGGTGCTGCGCACCTATGGCTCTTCGCCGCGCGCACCCGGGACCCTCATGACGGTTAATGAAACCGGCGCGTATTGCGGATCGCTGTCGGGCGGCTGCATCGAAGAGGATTTTCTGGCGCAGCTGGCGGCGGGGGCGTACCGCGCCAGCAGTCAGCGGGTACGCTACGGCGAGGGCGGGATGCGTCCTGATGTCAGCCTGCCGTGCGGCGGCAGTCTGGAAATCGTCATCGAGTTTCTGCCGCCCGATGACGCCACGCTGGCGCTGCTGACGGCGATGCAGCGCGCGCTGAGCGGGCAACAGCCGCTGGTAAAAATGATACGGCCGGGCGAGCGCGCGCAGTGGGAGGCGATTGCCGCCGACAGGAGGCTGCCCGCACTGGATGCCAGCGAGCAGCAGTTGTTACTGCCGGTTGGCGCGATACCGGAACTGCTGATCGCGGGCTACTCCAGCGTGGCACACGAGTGCATCCGGCTGGGACAGATGCTGGGCTTTCACGTCCGGGTCTGTGAGCACCGACCGGAAATGCGGACGGAGCTGGAGAGCCATTTCAGCGACGCGGACAACGTGACGCTCGTATCACAGCATCCGGCGCGCTGGCTGGAACTGAATGGGGCGCACGCCGCGGTGGCGATTGTGGCACTGACTCACGATCCGCGCATTGATGACCTGACGATGATGGAGGCGATTGCAACACCTGCGTTCTACATCGGCATTATGGGTTCGGCGAAAAACAGCGAGAAACGACGGGCGCGTCTGCAACAGATCGCGGGGATGGATCGGGCCGAACTGGACCGCATCCATGCGCCCATCGGCCTGCCTATCGGCAGCAAAACCCCGGCGGAGATTGCGCTGTCGGTCATGGCCGATATCGTCCGGGTGAAGAATAGTGAGCCGTCAGCCGCCTGA
- a CDS encoding ABC transporter substrate-binding protein, giving the protein MLVSAGAHARTLTDITGRQVTIPDHPQRIVLGESRMLYSVALLTPGNPLQHIAGWPQDLKKYDPQTWQIFARQFPRMETIPVVGLDGVNDMNPEQVIALKPDVVILPQLARDSENGAVLEKMLAAAHIPVVKIDLRVNLLKNTERSIILLGEVLNQPQRAAEFNHFYRSHMQRIADRLASYHGPKPSVLLQLHLGRRSECCVTSVNGNLGELLTFAGGNNIASQQIKGVFGRLSEERVIAAQPEYYFATGSGSADEAGALKLGPAVTTLQTRQSLLALTGQQNALKQLTALREGHTGALWHNFYLSPWHVVATEFFATTLYPQLFRDVDPEQTLQQLFRDFLPIPYSGSYLYRLAPEKTAGSGG; this is encoded by the coding sequence ATGCTGGTCAGCGCGGGTGCACATGCCCGTACGCTGACCGATATCACCGGTCGTCAGGTCACGATTCCCGACCATCCGCAGCGCATTGTGCTGGGTGAAAGCCGGATGCTCTACAGCGTTGCACTGCTGACGCCCGGTAATCCGCTGCAGCATATTGCCGGCTGGCCGCAGGATCTGAAAAAGTACGATCCTCAGACCTGGCAGATTTTTGCCCGCCAGTTTCCCCGGATGGAGACAATTCCGGTAGTGGGGCTGGATGGCGTTAACGATATGAATCCCGAACAGGTGATCGCGCTTAAGCCAGATGTGGTGATCCTGCCGCAGCTGGCACGCGACAGTGAAAACGGCGCCGTGCTGGAGAAGATGCTCGCTGCGGCCCATATCCCGGTGGTGAAGATCGATCTGCGGGTTAATCTGCTTAAAAACACCGAGCGCAGCATCATTTTGCTGGGTGAGGTGCTGAATCAGCCGCAGCGTGCGGCTGAGTTTAATCACTTCTACCGCAGCCACATGCAGCGCATTGCCGATCGGCTGGCGAGTTATCACGGCCCGAAACCATCCGTGCTGCTGCAGCTGCATCTTGGACGGCGCAGCGAATGCTGCGTCACCTCGGTGAATGGCAATCTGGGTGAGCTGCTGACATTTGCCGGTGGCAATAACATCGCCAGCCAGCAGATTAAAGGCGTGTTCGGGCGGCTGAGTGAGGAGCGCGTGATTGCTGCCCAGCCGGAGTATTACTTTGCCACCGGCAGCGGCAGCGCCGATGAGGCGGGCGCGCTGAAGCTCGGCCCCGCCGTCACCACGCTCCAGACCCGGCAGAGCCTGCTGGCACTGACCGGTCAGCAGAACGCACTGAAACAGCTGACCGCGCTACGGGAGGGTCATACCGGAGCCCTCTGGCACAATTTTTATCTCAGCCCGTGGCACGTCGTAGCGACCGAGTTCTTTGCTACTACGCTCTACCCGCAGCTGTTCCGCGACGTCGATCCCGAACAGACGTTACAGCAGCTTTTTCGTGATTTCCTGCCCATCCCTTATTCGGGCAGCTATCTTTATCGACTGGCACCTGAGAAGACTGCGGGATCAGGCGGCTGA
- a CDS encoding MurR/RpiR family transcriptional regulator, which yields MKQNRPVKNRVDVVAERLRAREKQLSPRLLAVARYIDQQRETVLESTAMEIAVANATSDATVIRAIQALGFSGLRDLKQTLRAWFGPSLTSEDKMITTVSEVTSDVNSAIDFVLAGHRHACEVLSQPQNRVAVADAVALLSEAREVAIFGINASGILADYSVRLLNRIGLPAFSLNRAGIALAEQMLALQRGDVLIMMAQQSAHREGTTVVREAKRLDIPIILLTNATDSFFAREADVVINVPRGGEKGRIPLHGTIMVCLEMLILSVASTLPQRTVKTMKRLQDLYRGLKPASKK from the coding sequence ATGAAACAGAACCGGCCAGTTAAAAACAGGGTGGATGTGGTGGCAGAGCGTCTGCGCGCCCGCGAAAAGCAGCTCTCGCCTCGTCTGCTGGCGGTAGCGCGCTATATCGATCAACAGCGTGAAACGGTGCTTGAAAGTACTGCGATGGAGATCGCCGTGGCGAACGCGACCTCTGACGCCACCGTAATCCGTGCCATTCAGGCGCTGGGATTTAGCGGACTGCGCGATCTCAAACAGACGCTCAGGGCCTGGTTTGGTCCCTCACTGACCTCGGAAGATAAGATGATCACCACGGTCAGTGAGGTGACCAGTGATGTGAACAGCGCCATCGACTTCGTACTTGCGGGTCACCGGCACGCCTGTGAGGTGCTGTCGCAGCCGCAGAACCGGGTGGCAGTAGCAGATGCCGTGGCGTTGCTGAGTGAAGCGCGGGAAGTGGCTATTTTTGGCATTAACGCCTCGGGTATTCTGGCGGATTACAGCGTGCGGCTGCTGAACCGCATCGGCCTGCCCGCCTTTTCGCTTAATCGCGCCGGCATTGCGCTGGCAGAACAGATGCTGGCGCTGCAGCGTGGCGACGTGCTGATAATGATGGCGCAGCAGTCGGCGCACCGGGAAGGGACTACCGTGGTGCGCGAAGCGAAACGGCTGGATATCCCGATTATCCTGCTCACCAACGCCACCGACTCGTTTTTCGCGCGTGAGGCGGATGTGGTGATCAATGTGCCCCGTGGTGGCGAGAAGGGGCGCATTCCGCTGCACGGCACGATTATGGTCTGTCTGGAGATGCTAATCCTGTCGGTGGCGTCGACGCTGCCGCAGCGCACCGTTAAGACTATGAAACGGCTACAGGATCTCTATCGCGGGCTGAAACCCGCCAGCAAAAAGTAA
- a CDS encoding omptin family outer membrane protease, which translates to MKKSTVAVMMMATLSGGACADAGRFSPDFSPESFTVSTSAGMLSGKSHEMVYDTETGRKVSQLDWKIKNVAILKGELSWDAYSFLTLNARGWTSLASGSGHMDDYDWLDDNQSDWTDHSSHPRTDVNYANEYDLNVKGWVLQGDNYKAGLTAGYQETRLSWTAFGGSYNYDNGASVGDFPRGERGIGYSQRFSMPYIGLAGQYRINDFEFNALFKFSDWVWAHDNDEHYMRDLTFREKATNSRYYGTSVDAGYYVTPNAKVFAEFTYSKYEEGKGSTQIIDRFSGESASIGGDAAGISNKNYTITAGLQYRF; encoded by the coding sequence ATGAAAAAAAGCACCGTTGCAGTGATGATGATGGCGACTCTGTCAGGCGGAGCCTGTGCAGATGCAGGTCGGTTCTCACCGGATTTTTCTCCGGAAAGCTTTACTGTGTCGACGTCAGCCGGGATGCTGAGTGGCAAATCGCATGAGATGGTTTACGACACCGAAACAGGTCGCAAAGTCAGTCAGCTGGACTGGAAAATAAAGAATGTTGCTATTCTCAAAGGCGAATTATCCTGGGATGCATACTCATTTCTGACGCTGAATGCGCGAGGCTGGACTTCTCTGGCTTCTGGTTCGGGTCATATGGATGATTATGACTGGCTCGATGACAACCAGTCTGACTGGACGGATCATTCATCCCATCCTCGCACAGATGTTAATTACGCCAATGAATACGATCTCAATGTTAAGGGCTGGGTGTTACAGGGCGATAACTATAAGGCCGGTCTGACGGCTGGTTATCAGGAAACCCGTTTAAGCTGGACAGCTTTTGGCGGGTCATACAATTACGATAACGGCGCTTCTGTCGGTGATTTCCCAAGAGGCGAGCGCGGTATTGGTTATAGCCAGCGTTTTTCCATGCCATATATTGGCCTTGCAGGCCAGTATCGTATTAACGACTTTGAATTTAACGCCTTATTTAAATTCAGTGACTGGGTGTGGGCACACGATAATGACGAGCATTACATGCGCGATCTTACCTTCCGCGAGAAAGCGACTAATTCGCGGTATTACGGAACATCAGTAGATGCTGGCTATTATGTCACGCCAAATGCCAAAGTGTTTGCCGAGTTCACCTACAGCAAATATGAAGAAGGCAAAGGCAGCACGCAGATTATTGACAGATTTTCTGGTGAATCAGCATCAATTGGTGGAGATGCGGCGGGTATATCAAATAAAAACTATACCATTACAGCTGGTCTGCAATACCGGTTCTGA
- a CDS encoding (2Fe-2S)-binding protein, with translation MSEKISLTMQVNGQSQQMQVDPRVTLLDALREHLNLTGTKKGCDQGQCGACTVLINGQRVLSCLTLAAQADGADVTSIEGLASTEGELHPVQRCFMENDAFQCGYCTPGQIMSAVACIKEGHAGSDDEIREYMSGNLCRCGAYPHIVDAIKQAAAEMAKESA, from the coding sequence ATGTCGGAAAAAATATCGCTAACAATGCAGGTTAATGGTCAGTCGCAGCAGATGCAGGTCGATCCGCGAGTCACTCTGCTGGATGCGCTGCGTGAGCATCTTAACCTGACCGGCACCAAAAAAGGGTGCGATCAGGGACAATGCGGTGCCTGCACCGTGCTGATAAATGGTCAGCGGGTGCTGAGCTGCCTGACGCTGGCGGCCCAGGCGGATGGCGCTGACGTCACCAGCATTGAAGGGCTGGCCTCCACCGAGGGTGAACTGCATCCGGTGCAGCGCTGCTTTATGGAGAATGATGCCTTCCAGTGTGGCTACTGCACGCCGGGACAGATTATGTCCGCCGTCGCCTGCATCAAAGAGGGTCATGCCGGTTCAGACGATGAGATCCGTGAATACATGAGCGGCAATCTCTGCCGTTGCGGGGCTTATCCGCACATCGTCGATGCGATTAAACAGGCCGCTGCTGAGATGGCGAAGGAGTCCGCATGA
- a CDS encoding TonB-dependent siderophore receptor gives MKNRDSRYPARHPALVVAICGSMLLPQVSAATDSASDMTVTADASSEGNYSASETSVASKMPTARLDEAQSVSVVTQQQLEDFQASSLADAMRFVSGVTEANTLGGTEDGFVRRGFGSNADGSVYRDGIRSSQGLNFDATTERVEVLKGSSSLLYGIQNPGGIINVVSKKPQYSWHSSVTGRYASEGGGAGTLDVTGPLGNGFAFRLIAEKQNQDYWRNFGSEEHTLLAPSLQWFGEQASFLISYADYRYDIPYDRGTAFIDGKPINIGYKDRLDDKANHAWGHNKTLNAHYDWEFNDEWRTRFTLGWNQRRYDNNEVRVTAVNASTGVVTRRADANRGFNHKTKYVSWDLLGNPEILGMQHALVVGTDYEMNQTYRAHQYLGKVNRQFSYFNPDYDILSPVTDDSTENTTGANNLNRIHSRSLYAKDSISLTQDWILVLGGRYQHYEQRASRGVNPQSEILNDEGNKFLPQAGVIYKLTPDLSFYTSVSKSFTPSTDVDDDGNVGKPEQGTSWEVGSKWQLSPKLLATVALYRIDEKAMSLNINGSTRAIDKARSTGAEFELNGEIAPGWDLSANYSYDQAEIVSDRVNPENNGNRLQNAPRHAGALYLSHEMQITSLPGTFRLGGGARYVGSRAGDPDNSFTLPDYVVADSFVAWNNRLFGEKTQLRLNINNLFNQHYYSSSGGNLRVREGETRNLMVQARVEF, from the coding sequence ATGAAAAACAGAGATTCGCGATATCCGGCCCGGCACCCCGCTCTGGTCGTGGCGATCTGCGGCAGCATGCTGTTGCCGCAGGTCAGTGCAGCAACCGACAGCGCATCAGATATGACCGTGACCGCCGATGCCAGCTCAGAGGGAAATTACAGCGCCAGCGAAACCAGCGTTGCCAGTAAAATGCCAACCGCGCGACTCGATGAAGCACAATCGGTCAGCGTGGTGACGCAGCAGCAGCTGGAAGATTTCCAGGCCAGCTCACTGGCGGATGCGATGCGCTTTGTCAGCGGCGTCACCGAGGCCAATACGCTGGGCGGCACCGAAGATGGCTTTGTACGACGCGGTTTTGGCAGTAATGCCGATGGGTCGGTTTATCGTGATGGCATCCGCAGCAGTCAGGGACTCAATTTTGATGCCACGACCGAACGGGTTGAGGTGCTGAAAGGCTCCTCCTCGCTGCTGTATGGCATTCAGAATCCGGGCGGGATTATCAATGTGGTCAGCAAAAAGCCACAATACAGCTGGCACTCCAGCGTTACCGGACGTTACGCCAGTGAAGGTGGCGGTGCGGGCACGCTGGATGTCACCGGCCCGCTGGGCAATGGCTTTGCCTTCCGGCTCATCGCCGAAAAGCAGAATCAGGATTACTGGCGCAACTTTGGCAGCGAAGAGCACACGCTGCTGGCACCCTCTCTGCAATGGTTTGGCGAGCAGGCCAGCTTTCTGATCAGCTATGCCGACTACCGTTATGACATTCCCTACGATCGCGGCACCGCCTTTATCGACGGTAAGCCGATCAATATTGGCTATAAAGATCGTCTGGATGACAAAGCCAATCACGCATGGGGCCATAACAAAACGCTCAATGCCCACTATGACTGGGAGTTTAATGATGAGTGGCGCACCCGGTTCACCCTGGGCTGGAATCAGCGGCGCTATGACAACAATGAGGTGCGCGTGACGGCGGTCAATGCCAGCACGGGCGTGGTTACTCGTCGCGCCGATGCCAACCGCGGGTTTAACCACAAAACCAAATATGTGAGCTGGGATCTGCTGGGCAACCCGGAAATTCTGGGCATGCAGCATGCGCTGGTGGTGGGCACCGACTACGAGATGAACCAGACTTATCGTGCCCATCAGTATCTGGGCAAGGTCAATCGCCAGTTCAGTTACTTCAATCCCGACTATGACATCCTGTCACCGGTTACAGATGACAGCACGGAAAACACCACCGGCGCTAATAACCTGAACCGTATCCATAGCCGATCGCTTTACGCCAAAGACAGTATTTCACTCACACAGGACTGGATTCTGGTGCTGGGCGGCCGTTATCAGCATTATGAGCAGCGCGCCTCCCGCGGCGTTAATCCCCAGTCAGAAATCCTGAATGATGAGGGCAATAAGTTCCTGCCGCAGGCGGGGGTAATCTACAAACTCACGCCTGACCTCTCTTTTTACACCAGCGTCAGCAAATCGTTTACGCCATCCACCGATGTGGATGATGACGGTAATGTCGGCAAGCCTGAACAGGGCACGAGCTGGGAAGTCGGCAGCAAATGGCAGCTTTCGCCGAAACTGCTGGCAACAGTGGCGCTCTACCGGATTGATGAAAAGGCGATGTCGCTGAACATCAATGGCAGCACGCGGGCCATCGACAAAGCACGCTCGACCGGCGCTGAATTTGAGCTCAACGGCGAAATCGCGCCCGGCTGGGATTTGAGTGCCAACTACAGCTATGATCAGGCAGAGATCGTAAGCGATCGGGTGAATCCGGAAAACAACGGCAATCGCCTGCAGAATGCGCCGCGTCATGCCGGTGCGCTCTATCTGAGTCATGAGATGCAGATCACCAGCCTGCCCGGCACGTTCAGGCTCGGCGGTGGCGCGCGCTACGTCGGCAGCCGTGCGGGCGATCCTGATAACAGTTTCACCCTACCCGACTATGTCGTGGCAGACAGCTTCGTGGCGTGGAACAACCGCCTGTTTGGTGAAAAAACCCAGCTGCGTCTGAATATCAATAATCTGTTTAACCAGCACTACTACAGTTCAAGCGGCGGCAACCTGCGCGTCCGTGAAGGCGAAACCCGTAATCTGATGGTACAGGCCCGTGTGGAATTTTAA
- a CDS encoding xanthine dehydrogenase family protein molybdopterin-binding subunit, giving the protein MSEVNDNARPDVINANSAADTRIEGLGAARSRGDGRVKVIGEARYALEHQPENPLYGVVIQSTVASGRISRMSTEKAQQASGVLAVYTHLNTLKINKPTAIADGGAAQSTYTPIQDDVIIHNGQNIGLVVAETFEQATYAASLVEIEYETSDALIFATDEGVEPKPLPKQDIDMGDAQSAMQQAEVRLSQRYTTPREYNMPMEPHACVAEWQDGRITVWEPSQWVAGAQVEIAEWMGIEVEDVRIISPYVGGGFGSKPVPYTHVALATAASRALKRPVKVSLTRPQTFTGLGGRPATSQQLELGASRDGKIQAIIQRSFSETSLIDVFAENCSKVTARMYAVGNVSAQHQVRPINTVTPGWMRAPGENPSAFGLEVAMDEMAYALNIDPLELRLRNWADKDYQLDLPWSSRRLKEAYQKGAEAFGWDKRIMTPRSMREGRELIGWGMASGTYPVNKLPAEAKIILTPQGKFVVQCGGADIGTGTYTILAQTAADILGVASTTIEVQLGDTALPRAGVAGGSQLAGNVTAAVNDTAKRMRDQLLKLASELPQSPLKGTPASQLTLKGDGVQHNQRSDLAVSFAQLATLAPAESLTVKGGTFPDDMSESERDKMVRNLNDGTRPEKFSAHSWSAQFVEVRVDEDFGTIRVKRMVAALDSGRLYNPKLARSQWIGGMIMGVGQALMEEGIIDPRNGRVINNNLADYLVPVNGDIPSITTINVGEPDFEATTMGGKPVGELGIVGVAAAISNAVFHATGKRVRDLPITLDKLI; this is encoded by the coding sequence ATGAGTGAAGTAAACGACAACGCGCGTCCGGATGTGATCAACGCGAACTCAGCGGCAGACACCCGGATTGAAGGCCTGGGCGCTGCCCGCTCGCGTGGCGACGGCAGGGTCAAAGTCATCGGTGAAGCGCGCTATGCGTTAGAACATCAGCCGGAAAATCCCCTCTATGGCGTCGTGATCCAGTCCACCGTCGCCAGCGGTCGTATCAGCCGCATGTCGACGGAAAAGGCACAGCAGGCCTCAGGCGTGCTGGCGGTCTATACCCATCTGAACACGCTGAAGATCAACAAACCCACGGCGATTGCCGATGGCGGCGCGGCGCAGTCAACCTACACCCCGATTCAGGACGATGTGATTATTCACAACGGTCAGAACATTGGTCTGGTCGTGGCTGAGACGTTTGAGCAGGCGACCTATGCTGCCTCGCTGGTGGAGATTGAGTATGAAACGTCTGATGCACTGATTTTTGCCACCGATGAGGGCGTCGAGCCGAAACCGCTCCCGAAGCAGGATATCGATATGGGCGATGCCCAGTCGGCGATGCAGCAGGCCGAGGTGCGCCTGAGCCAGCGTTACACCACCCCGCGTGAATACAACATGCCGATGGAGCCGCACGCCTGTGTGGCGGAGTGGCAGGATGGGCGCATTACCGTCTGGGAGCCGAGCCAGTGGGTAGCCGGCGCGCAGGTAGAGATTGCCGAGTGGATGGGCATTGAGGTTGAAGACGTGCGGATCATCTCGCCGTATGTCGGCGGTGGATTTGGCTCTAAGCCGGTGCCTTACACCCATGTTGCGCTGGCGACGGCGGCATCGCGTGCGCTGAAGCGCCCGGTCAAAGTGTCGCTGACCCGTCCGCAGACTTTTACCGGTCTTGGCGGGCGTCCGGCGACCTCGCAGCAGCTGGAGCTGGGCGCATCCCGCGACGGCAAAATCCAGGCAATTATCCAGCGCAGCTTCAGTGAAACGTCACTCATTGATGTGTTCGCCGAGAACTGCAGCAAAGTCACCGCCCGCATGTATGCGGTAGGCAACGTTTCCGCGCAGCATCAGGTCAGGCCGATTAATACGGTGACGCCAGGCTGGATGAGGGCGCCAGGTGAAAACCCAAGCGCTTTTGGACTGGAAGTGGCGATGGATGAGATGGCCTATGCCCTGAACATCGATCCGCTGGAGCTGCGTCTGCGCAACTGGGCAGATAAAGATTATCAGCTCGACCTGCCGTGGAGTTCTCGCCGTCTGAAAGAAGCCTATCAGAAAGGCGCAGAAGCCTTTGGCTGGGACAAGCGCATCATGACGCCGCGCTCAATGCGCGAAGGGCGTGAACTGATTGGCTGGGGCATGGCCTCCGGCACCTATCCGGTCAACAAACTCCCTGCCGAAGCGAAAATTATCCTGACGCCGCAGGGCAAATTTGTGGTGCAGTGCGGCGGTGCAGATATCGGCACCGGAACCTATACCATTCTGGCGCAGACCGCTGCCGATATTCTGGGTGTCGCGTCCACCACCATTGAGGTGCAGCTGGGTGATACCGCGCTGCCGCGCGCGGGTGTAGCGGGCGGATCGCAGCTGGCGGGCAACGTGACCGCGGCGGTGAACGACACGGCCAAACGGATGCGCGACCAGCTGCTGAAGCTGGCCAGCGAACTGCCACAGTCGCCACTGAAAGGCACGCCTGCGTCTCAGCTCACGCTGAAAGGCGACGGGGTGCAGCACAATCAGCGCAGCGATCTCGCCGTTTCCTTTGCTCAGCTGGCGACGCTAGCCCCGGCAGAGAGTCTGACGGTGAAAGGCGGAACCTTCCCGGACGATATGTCAGAGAGCGAACGCGACAAGATGGTGCGTAATCTTAATGACGGCACTCGCCCCGAAAAATTCTCTGCCCACAGCTGGAGTGCGCAGTTTGTTGAGGTCCGGGTCGATGAAGACTTCGGTACCATCCGGGTCAAACGGATGGTAGCCGCGCTCGACAGCGGTCGTCTCTATAACCCGAAACTGGCGCGCAGCCAGTGGATTGGCGGCATGATCATGGGAGTGGGTCAGGCGCTGATGGAGGAGGGCATCATCGATCCGCGTAACGGTCGGGTAATCAACAATAACCTCGCAGATTACTTAGTGCCGGTGAATGGCGACATCCCGAGCATTACTACCATCAACGTGGGCGAGCCCGATTTTGAGGCGACCACCATGGGCGGCAAACCGGTGGGTGAACTGGGTATCGTCGGCGTTGCGGCAGCAATCAGTAATGCGGTGTTCCATGCCACCGGCAAGCGCGTACGCGATCTGCCGATTACGCTCGACAAGCTTATCTGA
- a CDS encoding FAD binding domain-containing protein, translating to MNEFSWKVAQSPEEAATLKQQSGSQLLAGGTTQLDLMKCGVFTPPQVIGISGLTALKNLQFDDDKITAGALVTMSQLADHPTCQQSAPAIYGSLWQAASPQIRNMASLGGNLRQRTRCNYYRDPATFPACNKRNPGSGCAALDGVNSNHAILGASDSCIAVYPGDLAVALVAFDAIVVLQNQQGEIRRIAIDDFFLLPGDTPDREHDLRDDEIIVAIEVPQTESLRHSHYLKVRDRSSYEFAAASAAAGFTLENGVMRDVHIALGGVATKPWRVRSVEQALEGQPFDEETVFQAAERITQETQALTHNAYKVKLAPRVIARALMAAGETA from the coding sequence ATGAATGAATTCAGCTGGAAAGTTGCGCAGTCACCTGAAGAGGCTGCCACTCTGAAACAGCAGTCGGGCAGTCAGTTGCTGGCGGGCGGCACGACGCAGCTCGATCTGATGAAGTGTGGTGTCTTCACGCCACCACAGGTAATTGGCATCAGCGGCTTAACGGCGCTGAAAAACCTGCAGTTTGATGACGATAAGATCACCGCTGGTGCACTGGTCACCATGAGCCAGCTGGCCGATCATCCCACCTGCCAGCAGAGCGCGCCTGCCATCTATGGCAGCCTGTGGCAGGCTGCCTCACCGCAGATTCGTAATATGGCGTCGCTGGGCGGGAATTTACGTCAGCGCACCCGTTGTAACTACTACCGTGACCCGGCAACGTTCCCGGCCTGCAACAAACGCAATCCTGGTTCCGGCTGCGCCGCCCTGGATGGCGTCAACAGCAATCACGCAATTCTGGGTGCCAGCGACAGCTGCATTGCAGTCTATCCTGGCGATCTGGCGGTTGCGCTGGTGGCGTTTGACGCCATCGTCGTTCTGCAGAATCAGCAGGGCGAAATCCGTCGCATCGCAATTGATGACTTCTTCCTGCTGCCGGGTGATACGCCTGATCGTGAGCACGATCTGCGCGATGACGAGATCATTGTGGCCATTGAAGTGCCGCAAACCGAGTCACTCCGCCACTCACACTACCTCAAAGTCCGCGACCGCAGCTCCTATGAGTTTGCAGCAGCCAGCGCGGCCGCAGGCTTCACGCTGGAAAACGGCGTGATGCGTGACGTGCACATCGCCCTGGGCGGTGTCGCCACTAAACCCTGGCGCGTCCGATCGGTCGAGCAGGCGCTGGAAGGCCAGCCGTTTGATGAAGAGACGGTGTTTCAGGCGGCAGAACGGATTACTCAGGAGACGCAGGCGCTGACTCACAACGCCTATAAAGTAAAACTGGCGCCGCGAGTGATTGCACGCGCGCTGATGGCAGCAGGAGAAACCGCATGA